From a region of the Fibrobacter sp. genome:
- a CDS encoding AAA family ATPase, with amino-acid sequence MIFKRKIYNKLVEWKRNSGGRTALLVEGARRIGKSTIVEEFAKNEYAVHLIIDFTVASKAVISLFDDLSDLNRIFLQLQLIYGVSFEARNTLIVFDEVQFCPRARQAIKHLVKDGRYDYIETGSLISIKKNVKDILIPSEEERIEMFPMDYEEFLWAIGKKGTVPLLRKVFDNREPVGIAHRKLMRDFRLYMLVGGMPMAVESYLETNDLKKVDYVKRGILKLYQDDFFKLDETGRITDLFKNIPAQLNKNARRYQVSSVLHNERADSIAPLLSMLVESKTVLIAYHANDPNVGLANNKDPNLFKLFVADIGLFTTLVFLDKDFTENTIYEKLLSDKSNVNLGYLYENVIAQTLAANGNQLYYHTFLNPSSGHNYEVDFLLSRGNKICPIEVKSSSHKAHASLDAFCEKYSNRVGNRYLIYTKDYQKDGATQLLPAYFAQFL; translated from the coding sequence ATGATCTTTAAGCGCAAAATTTATAATAAGCTGGTCGAATGGAAACGAAATTCCGGTGGGAGAACCGCCCTTCTGGTTGAAGGGGCTCGTCGTATTGGAAAGTCTACCATCGTAGAAGAATTTGCAAAAAACGAGTATGCGGTTCACTTGATTATCGACTTCACTGTTGCGTCTAAGGCGGTGATTTCTCTATTTGACGATTTGTCGGATTTGAACAGAATCTTTTTGCAGCTTCAGCTTATTTATGGGGTTTCGTTTGAAGCTCGGAATACGCTTATTGTTTTTGACGAAGTTCAGTTTTGCCCAAGGGCTAGGCAGGCCATTAAGCACCTGGTAAAGGATGGTCGCTACGATTATATCGAAACGGGGTCTCTTATTTCTATAAAGAAAAATGTAAAGGACATCCTGATTCCAAGTGAAGAAGAACGGATAGAGATGTTCCCGATGGATTATGAGGAATTCTTGTGGGCCATCGGCAAGAAGGGGACGGTTCCCTTGTTGAGAAAAGTTTTTGATAATCGGGAGCCTGTGGGTATCGCTCACCGCAAGTTGATGCGTGATTTTAGATTATACATGCTTGTTGGAGGAATGCCTATGGCGGTAGAATCTTATCTTGAAACGAATGACTTGAAAAAGGTGGATTATGTCAAGCGTGGAATTTTAAAGCTTTACCAAGATGACTTTTTCAAGCTTGACGAGACCGGACGAATAACGGATCTTTTTAAGAATATCCCTGCGCAGTTGAACAAGAATGCAAGACGTTATCAGGTTTCTAGCGTGTTGCACAATGAACGGGCTGATAGCATTGCTCCGCTTCTTTCGATGTTGGTGGAATCCAAAACGGTACTAATTGCGTATCATGCCAATGACCCTAATGTTGGGCTTGCTAACAACAAGGATCCAAATCTGTTTAAGTTGTTTGTTGCCGACATAGGATTGTTTACAACGCTGGTCTTTTTAGATAAAGATTTTACTGAAAATACGATTTATGAAAAATTGCTAAGCGACAAGTCGAATGTGAATTTGGGCTACCTTTATGAAAATGTAATTGCCCAGACATTGGCGGCTAATGGTAATCAACTTTATTACCATACATTCTTGAATCCGTCTAGTGGTCATAATTACGAAGTTGATTTTTTGTTGTCCCGCGGGAATAAGATTTGCCCTATTGAGGTTAAATCTTCGAGTCATAAAGCACACGCTTCGCTTGATGCTTTTTGTGAAAAATATTCAAACCGCGTAGGGAATCGCTATTTGATTTATACAAAGGATTATCAAAAAGATGGGGCGACCCAATTGCTCCCTGCGTATTTTGCACAGTTCCTGTGA